Proteins encoded in a region of the Stieleria neptunia genome:
- a CDS encoding DEAD/DEAH box helicase, producing MKLTAAATDEFESGDRRRGDTVEMIEKVQLVDVGKLGVRAAVEGSMGETYEVLLDFSELVDSSLGVSCDCPRFCDGYNCKHLWATITKFDLLYASPFVDIDTLDLFEVDDVLIGDSLTSRIANRVSGPARGAKKAASGSKPQAPRKPQPPAWKSQLSGIASSLAASPRPSPLGLPTGHQPDSIQQAQHWFVFSISDPANSGALRVASMQSYRKADGDWSRPTSVELLDSDIADLSDPQERHALAMLEPVRETNGYRFYGNYRQGHRLFSVEPLLVRESLEALHATGRLAWKLGDSKQHFEDARRVDDVSVAALTTMQLRVAPDPDQRTKLIVTPELVVPDIGVCSIEQLMWSSTIGCALLQFDSEPTDLPDNEESPETLRTRLVTIAPNDCRRMRAWQKTPSIQVPRTSLKSLLVELSTHHGDVDLELHESLKIPKRVDEPVAHCLLEQREPKATDFTVSMSIQYPNRDLTFDSTARWWFDDDAGAVQLRNWDAERNWLSKLDHDVLDFSIDRHSSNVSLAPDRFLTVVESLRESGWSVTANGAPLRIASDIDIQVTSGVDWFDLDAEVAFDDVNASLPKLLEALQSGASTIQLDDGTVGMLPQDWLSKFVGIRESGQEHDGSIRFHRSQGLLLDLLLEEQGGVKRDHDFSKFLRQVKSFDGIKPAAPPKTFAGELRDYQRTGLGWLRFLQKFGFGGCLADDMGLGKTIQVLALLEARRKRRVPKGQTRNPSIVVVPKSLVFNWLDEASRFTPKLRVRNHTGTERKSDWDAFTEAPDSIDVLLTTYGTMRIDAPLLAQMQFDYAILDEAQAIKNPKSLVARASRLLPAEHRLAMTGTPIENHLGDLWSLFDFLNPGMLANAKPSSGQLPDLEDEAQRRHVERLGKSLQPFILRRTKSEVLTELPEKVEQTLSCSIDKKQRKLYDELREHYRVHLSNKVKELGLKKAKIHVLEALLRLRQAACDPRLIHPDCGVRGAKIEELLERLDELHREGRKALVFSQFTSLLGLLKQDLDQRGWNYEYLDGKTRKRAEKVRRFQNDPECQLFLISLKAGGNGLNLTAAEYVFILDPWWNPAVEAQAIDRAHRMGQTQSVNAYRMICSGTVEEKIVELQKSKRNLADAIVSQNKSLIGQLTAQDLQDLLG from the coding sequence ATGAAGTTAACAGCGGCCGCGACGGACGAATTTGAATCCGGAGATCGCCGTCGCGGTGACACGGTGGAGATGATCGAAAAGGTCCAATTGGTCGATGTCGGAAAACTGGGCGTGCGTGCCGCAGTCGAGGGATCGATGGGCGAAACGTACGAGGTCCTGCTCGATTTCAGTGAACTCGTCGATTCCTCACTGGGCGTCTCGTGTGACTGCCCCAGGTTCTGCGACGGGTACAATTGCAAACACCTTTGGGCGACGATCACAAAGTTCGATCTGCTCTACGCCAGCCCCTTCGTCGACATCGACACGCTGGATTTATTCGAGGTCGACGACGTATTGATCGGAGACTCGTTGACGTCGAGGATCGCGAACCGCGTGTCTGGCCCTGCGAGGGGTGCGAAAAAAGCGGCGTCCGGCTCGAAACCCCAGGCACCGCGCAAGCCCCAGCCACCGGCTTGGAAGTCGCAACTAAGCGGCATCGCCAGTTCGCTGGCCGCTTCGCCCCGTCCCTCCCCGTTGGGCTTGCCCACCGGACATCAGCCCGATTCGATTCAACAAGCTCAACACTGGTTTGTTTTTTCAATCTCCGACCCCGCCAATTCCGGCGCGCTGCGTGTCGCCTCGATGCAGAGTTACCGCAAGGCAGACGGTGATTGGAGCCGGCCGACCTCCGTCGAACTGCTGGATTCGGACATCGCCGATCTAAGCGATCCCCAAGAACGGCACGCGTTGGCCATGCTGGAGCCTGTCAGGGAAACCAACGGCTATCGCTTCTACGGGAATTATCGCCAAGGCCATCGGCTGTTCTCCGTCGAGCCGCTGTTGGTTCGGGAATCGCTCGAAGCCTTGCATGCCACCGGACGGCTGGCCTGGAAACTCGGCGATTCCAAACAACACTTTGAAGACGCCCGCCGGGTTGACGACGTTTCGGTCGCGGCGTTGACGACGATGCAGTTGCGAGTCGCGCCCGATCCCGATCAACGGACCAAGTTGATCGTCACACCCGAATTGGTCGTTCCCGACATCGGGGTCTGTTCGATCGAGCAACTGATGTGGTCGTCGACGATCGGTTGCGCGCTACTGCAATTCGACTCGGAACCGACGGACTTGCCAGACAACGAGGAGTCGCCCGAGACGCTCCGCACCCGTCTGGTCACGATCGCACCGAACGATTGCCGTCGGATGCGGGCGTGGCAAAAAACGCCGTCGATCCAGGTACCGCGCACCAGTTTGAAGTCTCTGTTGGTCGAACTGTCCACACACCACGGCGACGTCGATCTGGAACTGCATGAATCCCTAAAGATTCCTAAACGCGTCGACGAACCGGTGGCGCACTGCTTGTTGGAACAGCGCGAACCCAAGGCGACCGACTTCACCGTTTCGATGTCGATCCAGTATCCGAATCGAGACTTGACGTTCGACTCCACGGCACGGTGGTGGTTCGACGATGATGCCGGCGCCGTGCAGCTTCGCAACTGGGACGCCGAACGGAATTGGTTGTCGAAGCTGGACCACGACGTGCTGGATTTTTCAATCGATCGCCATTCGTCCAATGTAAGTCTGGCTCCCGATCGGTTCCTGACGGTCGTCGAATCGTTGCGTGAATCGGGATGGAGCGTGACGGCCAACGGCGCGCCGCTGCGGATCGCATCCGACATCGACATTCAAGTCACCAGCGGTGTCGATTGGTTTGACCTGGACGCCGAAGTGGCCTTCGACGACGTCAACGCTTCCCTGCCCAAGTTGCTCGAAGCGCTTCAATCGGGTGCATCCACCATCCAACTGGACGACGGCACGGTCGGCATGTTGCCCCAAGACTGGTTGTCCAAGTTTGTCGGGATTCGCGAATCGGGACAAGAACACGACGGTTCGATTCGCTTTCACCGATCCCAAGGCCTGTTGTTGGACCTGTTGTTGGAGGAACAAGGCGGCGTTAAACGCGACCACGATTTTTCAAAGTTCCTGCGTCAGGTGAAATCGTTCGACGGCATCAAGCCGGCCGCCCCACCGAAGACCTTTGCGGGTGAGTTGCGTGATTATCAACGGACCGGACTGGGATGGTTGCGGTTTCTGCAAAAATTCGGCTTCGGCGGTTGCCTGGCCGACGACATGGGGCTGGGGAAAACAATTCAAGTGCTGGCGCTGCTCGAGGCGCGTCGCAAACGACGTGTGCCCAAGGGGCAAACGCGCAACCCGTCGATCGTCGTGGTCCCCAAAAGTCTGGTGTTCAATTGGCTGGACGAAGCATCAAGATTCACGCCCAAATTGCGTGTCCGCAACCATACCGGCACCGAACGCAAATCCGACTGGGACGCCTTTACCGAGGCGCCCGATTCGATCGATGTCCTGTTGACCACGTACGGCACAATGCGTATCGACGCGCCGCTGTTGGCGCAGATGCAATTCGACTACGCCATCCTGGACGAGGCCCAAGCGATCAAGAACCCGAAAAGCTTGGTCGCCCGGGCGTCGCGTTTGCTGCCCGCCGAACACCGCTTGGCGATGACGGGGACGCCGATCGAAAACCACTTGGGCGACCTGTGGTCCCTGTTCGATTTTCTGAATCCGGGAATGCTCGCCAACGCCAAACCCTCGTCGGGCCAGTTGCCCGATTTAGAAGACGAGGCGCAACGCCGGCACGTGGAACGCTTGGGTAAATCACTGCAACCGTTCATCCTGCGACGCACCAAATCGGAAGTCCTGACGGAGTTGCCGGAAAAGGTCGAACAGACGTTGTCCTGCTCGATCGACAAGAAACAACGCAAACTGTACGACGAACTGCGGGAGCATTATCGCGTCCACTTGAGCAACAAGGTGAAGGAACTCGGTTTGAAGAAGGCCAAGATCCATGTGCTCGAAGCGTTGTTGCGATTACGCCAAGCCGCGTGCGATCCGCGGTTGATCCATCCCGATTGCGGCGTGCGGGGGGCTAAAATCGAGGAACTACTCGAACGACTGGACGAACTGCATCGCGAAGGCCGCAAGGCACTCGTGTTTTCGCAATTCACTTCGCTCCTGGGGCTGCTGAAACAAGATCTGGATCAACGGGGTTGGAACTACGAATACCTGGACGGCAAAACGCGAAAACGTGCCGAGAAGGTGCGGCGTTTCCAAAACGATCCCGAATGCCAACTGTTTTTGATCAGCTTGAAGGCCGGCGGCAACGGTTTGAATCTGACGGCGGCCGAGTACGTGTTCATCTTGGATCCCTGGTGGAACCCGGCGGTGGAGGCCCAGGCGATCGATCGGGCCCATCGAATGGGGCAGACCCAGAGTGTGAACGCCTACCGAATGATTTGCAGCGGGACCGTGGAAGAGAAGATCGTCGAGTTGCAGAAGTCCAAACGCAATCTGGCCGATGCCATCGTCAGCCAAAACAAATCGCTGATCGGACAGCTGACGGCCCAGGATTTGCAAGACCTGCTGGGATGA
- a CDS encoding sigma-70 family RNA polymerase sigma factor: MTSISIDRTDTSEIDVPQLLSAARQDAACPDAACQDASGSGDAEALGQLLQLYRNYLTILATTQLDRRLRRRMSPSDLVQDTMLAAHRDFRAFRGVSEPEFLCWLRQILVNCLRDAVDMHLNAQKRDMRREVSIEQVGASLNKSACHLANVLADRGPSPSEPARRRERAVELADQLAKLRPEYRDVIVLRNLQGLSFNEIADRLDRRPGTVRMLWLRAMDKFKQTYEHPRA, encoded by the coding sequence ATGACCAGTATTTCCATTGACCGAACCGACACGAGCGAAATCGACGTCCCGCAATTGCTGTCCGCGGCTCGCCAGGATGCGGCGTGTCCGGATGCGGCGTGTCAGGATGCCAGCGGCAGCGGCGACGCGGAGGCACTCGGGCAGCTATTGCAGCTGTACCGCAATTATCTGACGATTCTGGCGACCACACAACTCGATCGCCGGCTGCGGCGGCGGATGAGTCCGTCCGACTTGGTCCAGGACACGATGCTGGCGGCCCATCGCGATTTCCGGGCCTTTCGAGGGGTCAGCGAGCCGGAGTTTTTATGTTGGCTGAGACAAATCTTGGTGAACTGTCTGCGTGATGCCGTCGACATGCATTTGAACGCCCAGAAACGCGACATGCGACGTGAAGTGTCGATCGAACAGGTCGGCGCATCACTGAACAAAAGTGCCTGTCATCTGGCCAATGTGTTGGCCGATCGCGGACCGTCGCCCAGCGAGCCGGCCAGACGGCGTGAGCGTGCGGTCGAACTGGCCGATCAATTGGCAAAGCTTCGTCCGGAGTACCGCGACGTGATCGTGTTGCGCAATTTGCAGGGACTCTCGTTCAACGAAATCGCCGACCGACTCGATCGTCGTCCCGGCACCGTGCGGATGCTGTGGTTGCGGGCGATGGACAAGTTCAAACAGACCTACGAGCATCCCCGAGCGTAA
- a CDS encoding serine/threonine-protein kinase, which yields MLDYSSISDLSVEPSATRHLSDSQKDRMTLLLDRYLSALEQGAPPALEDLAVDDPELIDPLRCYINGLDDLHQVAAGFAPQSDADRHDGFEDQRLLGDFRLLDEVGRGGMGVVYRARQLSLERIVAIKLLPFAAVLDARQIARFKNEAHAAAQLNHPHIVPVHTVGVQRGVHYYAMQFIEGRSLDAVIADQSDRGAMPDIDVTLRRAIDVAHALHAAHEFGVVHRDVKPSNLILDNDDKIWVTDFGLARCQTDASMTKTGDIVGTVKYMSPEQARGESAIVDGRTDVYSLGATLYEMLCLRPAHDGNDTPAVLRQIGERSPAPLRTMRDDIPRDLETVVAKAMSKSRDNRYETALQFAEDMQRVLRGQPTVARPPTMIDRLSHWAHAHRNMVAMTFVFGWFAVLGLSASIAMVAAAKQESDANAVLAQRSDALARATVDRLGAQMAELLSEIPAASSVRQQLLRETLAYYQAFADQADDDVSLTEDLAITYGKIGSLQNEIGSPGEAIESLQESMRLFQQLSNSDQASRSINHQLATSENNLALALERGGQYQAAQRHYESAIGRWQALLDAAPDDVATRAGLAMAVGNFALLLSKTDRPDQAEVMFQRSLAIAQNEPHNEVLAKQLASTYQNLSGLLAERDPQRSVGYARAALELQLQELSDDHASPASAGRVALTMNSLGAAQSASGDLDAAIESYRQAAQIQQQLIDRWPDELTYQRDLAVTQNNLGMALASQDQFDAARRAFDQALVYQVGLTEAFDDDAELQSTLGGIYNNHAFVLEQLGQPHQALDSYRLAVEHQHLAHLAAPEVPRYRDYLSKHFYNCGRLLRDHQNFDEALAFALRRRQLWLDDGERLAGVAEELLTTALQIVRSGVTAEGRVTKSDCIEYANETLQMAIQTGYANDADLLDRPEFAELLQKQPLDET from the coding sequence GTGTTGGACTATTCTTCGATCTCCGATTTAAGCGTCGAACCCTCGGCGACGCGACATCTGTCCGATTCTCAAAAGGATCGGATGACGTTGTTGCTCGATCGCTACCTGTCGGCATTGGAACAGGGCGCACCGCCGGCACTGGAGGATCTGGCGGTCGACGATCCGGAACTGATTGATCCGCTGCGTTGTTACATCAACGGGCTGGACGATCTGCACCAGGTCGCGGCCGGATTCGCTCCGCAATCCGATGCCGATCGCCACGACGGTTTCGAAGACCAGCGTCTGCTGGGCGACTTTCGTTTACTGGACGAAGTCGGCCGCGGCGGCATGGGAGTGGTCTATCGCGCACGGCAGTTGTCGTTGGAGCGGATTGTCGCGATCAAGTTATTGCCGTTTGCCGCCGTCTTGGACGCTCGTCAAATCGCCCGATTCAAGAACGAAGCCCACGCGGCGGCGCAACTGAATCACCCCCACATCGTGCCGGTGCACACCGTCGGCGTCCAGCGTGGCGTCCACTACTATGCGATGCAGTTCATCGAGGGACGATCGCTGGATGCGGTGATCGCCGATCAGTCCGACCGCGGGGCGATGCCCGACATCGACGTCACGTTGCGGCGGGCGATCGACGTCGCCCATGCGCTGCACGCCGCCCACGAGTTTGGTGTCGTGCACCGGGATGTCAAACCGTCGAACTTAATCTTGGACAACGACGACAAAATCTGGGTGACCGATTTCGGATTGGCTCGCTGCCAGACCGACGCCAGCATGACGAAGACGGGTGACATTGTCGGGACGGTGAAGTACATGAGTCCCGAACAGGCCCGTGGCGAATCGGCGATCGTCGACGGGCGGACCGACGTCTATTCGTTGGGTGCGACGTTGTATGAAATGCTGTGCTTGCGCCCGGCGCATGACGGCAACGACACGCCGGCAGTGCTGCGTCAAATCGGCGAGCGCTCTCCGGCCCCGCTGCGGACGATGCGTGACGACATCCCCAGGGACTTGGAAACCGTGGTGGCCAAAGCCATGTCCAAATCGCGCGACAACCGTTACGAAACCGCGTTGCAATTCGCCGAAGACATGCAGCGTGTGTTGCGGGGCCAGCCCACCGTCGCCCGACCGCCGACGATGATCGACCGGTTGTCCCATTGGGCACACGCCCATCGCAACATGGTGGCGATGACGTTTGTGTTCGGATGGTTCGCCGTGCTGGGGCTGTCGGCCAGCATCGCGATGGTCGCCGCGGCGAAACAGGAATCCGACGCCAACGCGGTGCTGGCCCAACGCAGCGACGCCCTGGCCCGCGCGACGGTCGATCGCTTGGGCGCCCAAATGGCAGAACTGTTGTCCGAGATCCCGGCGGCCAGTTCCGTGCGACAACAACTGCTCCGCGAAACGTTGGCCTACTACCAAGCGTTTGCCGATCAGGCCGACGACGACGTCAGTTTGACCGAAGATCTGGCGATCACCTACGGCAAGATCGGCTCGTTGCAAAACGAAATCGGCTCGCCCGGCGAAGCCATCGAGTCGCTTCAAGAGTCGATGCGATTGTTTCAACAGTTGTCCAATAGCGACCAGGCCAGCCGGTCGATCAATCACCAATTGGCAACCAGCGAAAATAATCTGGCGCTGGCGTTAGAACGCGGCGGCCAATACCAAGCCGCCCAACGGCACTACGAATCCGCGATCGGGCGCTGGCAAGCCTTGCTCGATGCCGCCCCCGATGACGTGGCGACGCGTGCGGGGTTGGCGATGGCGGTCGGCAATTTTGCGTTGTTGTTGAGCAAGACCGATCGCCCGGATCAAGCCGAAGTGATGTTTCAACGCAGCTTGGCGATCGCCCAGAACGAACCGCACAACGAAGTCTTGGCCAAACAGCTGGCATCGACCTACCAGAATCTCAGCGGATTGTTGGCCGAACGCGATCCGCAGCGGTCGGTCGGCTACGCCCGCGCCGCCCTTGAGCTACAGCTGCAGGAGCTTTCCGACGACCACGCCAGCCCCGCCTCGGCCGGCCGTGTCGCGCTCACGATGAACAGCCTGGGTGCGGCCCAATCGGCGAGCGGAGATTTGGACGCCGCGATCGAATCCTATCGTCAAGCCGCCCAGATCCAACAACAATTGATCGATCGCTGGCCGGACGAATTGACCTACCAACGCGACTTGGCCGTGACACAAAACAACCTCGGCATGGCGCTGGCATCGCAAGATCAATTCGACGCGGCAAGGCGGGCGTTTGACCAAGCGCTCGTGTACCAAGTCGGCTTGACCGAAGCGTTCGACGATGACGCGGAGCTGCAAAGTACCCTGGGCGGGATCTACAACAACCACGCCTTTGTGTTGGAACAATTGGGCCAACCGCATCAAGCACTCGACTCCTATCGACTGGCGGTCGAGCATCAACACCTGGCCCATTTGGCTGCCCCCGAAGTCCCGCGCTATCGCGACTACCTGAGCAAACATTTTTACAATTGCGGCAGGCTGTTGCGGGACCACCAAAACTTCGACGAAGCACTCGCGTTTGCACTCCGTCGCCGCCAATTGTGGCTCGATGATGGAGAACGTCTGGCCGGTGTCGCCGAAGAATTGTTGACGACCGCGCTGCAGATCGTTCGCTCGGGTGTCACGGCAGAGGGACGGGTGACGAAGTCCGATTGTATCGAGTATGCCAACGAGACGCTGCAGATGGCGATCCAGACGGGCTATGCCAACGACGCCGACTTGCTCGATCGTCCAGAGTTCGCGGAATTGCTGCAAAAGCAACCACTCGACGAAACATGA
- a CDS encoding helix-turn-helix transcriptional regulator, whose product MNPLESDPVTELLSKLYLPRWQAAYWHLPTRWGLDVPAGIVSMYVITRGGGWFVPGGNDRGGNEWDDNTQGKTTAEPIRVIAGDHLITTDGGRHQLLRELGSDTEPVAERLSDGIWPILPDPHVSTTVLYGQFELTGLSINPLAIGLPALIHLNHRRDGDLKTCLPLLDLAHQVIHDAAPGWQLTVRKLAELVLIQTLATELHRNSQSVDEVDQSGLLRAMTDTVIGPVLKTMIETPESAWNVPTMAQRARVSKSAFSDRFRNLLGRAPLQYLTELRMQKARRLLRETDVEIASIATQVGYESPSSFSSVFKRWNDCSPAEFRRSRSLVKTV is encoded by the coding sequence ATGAATCCCCTGGAATCCGATCCGGTCACAGAACTATTGTCCAAGCTGTACCTGCCCAGGTGGCAGGCCGCGTATTGGCATCTGCCGACCCGATGGGGGCTGGACGTCCCCGCCGGCATCGTCAGCATGTACGTCATCACGCGGGGCGGGGGCTGGTTCGTTCCGGGCGGCAATGATCGGGGCGGCAATGAATGGGATGACAACACGCAGGGCAAAACGACCGCCGAACCGATCCGTGTCATCGCCGGCGACCACCTGATCACCACCGATGGCGGTCGACACCAACTGTTGCGGGAACTTGGCAGCGACACCGAACCGGTCGCCGAACGCCTCTCCGATGGCATCTGGCCGATTTTGCCGGACCCGCACGTTTCGACCACCGTCCTGTATGGACAATTTGAATTGACAGGGTTGTCGATCAATCCCTTGGCAATCGGGTTGCCTGCCCTGATCCACCTCAATCACCGCCGCGACGGGGATCTCAAAACGTGCCTGCCGCTATTGGATCTGGCACACCAGGTGATCCATGATGCGGCACCGGGTTGGCAACTGACGGTACGCAAGTTGGCCGAGCTGGTCTTGATTCAAACCCTGGCCACCGAGCTGCATCGCAACAGCCAGTCGGTCGACGAGGTAGATCAATCGGGGTTGCTGCGGGCGATGACCGACACCGTGATCGGTCCGGTGTTGAAGACGATGATCGAAACCCCCGAGTCTGCCTGGAACGTCCCCACGATGGCTCAGCGAGCCAGAGTTTCCAAGTCCGCGTTTTCCGACCGCTTTCGCAATCTTCTCGGTCGCGCCCCGCTGCAATACTTGACGGAATTGCGGATGCAAAAAGCGCGACGGTTGTTGCGTGAAACCGACGTCGAAATCGCCAGCATCGCGACTCAAGTCGGCTACGAGTCACCCTCGTCGTTCAGCAGCGTGTTCAAACGATGGAACGATTGCTCTCCGGCCGAATTTCGACGCTCGCGGTCGCTGGTCAAAACCGTATAA
- a CDS encoding cohesin domain-containing protein, with the protein MAVQTRRLAAERLESRRLLATVSVEQSFDESARELRLPLRVENAQDVRAAEIRIEYDPNVVRAEEWKVEPGEFWNGRVSLSVNIDQDAGTITAFLFTAEPVAATAGDLIRIDFQEEACVSQPGAAPITVSHVHFDERAAALSVTAPMDRQPVLQPFSQLADSSSRRIDHSGDLPMGPLRPDRVDALMASWLPSERDPDETVRNFGTISDGN; encoded by the coding sequence ATGGCAGTTCAGACACGCAGGCTTGCCGCCGAGCGGTTGGAATCCAGGCGATTGTTAGCAACCGTTTCGGTGGAGCAATCCTTCGACGAATCCGCGCGCGAGCTGCGTTTGCCGCTGCGTGTTGAAAACGCGCAGGACGTCCGCGCCGCGGAAATTCGAATCGAATACGACCCCAACGTGGTTCGCGCGGAAGAATGGAAAGTCGAACCGGGGGAGTTTTGGAATGGCAGGGTCTCCCTGTCCGTCAACATCGACCAGGATGCCGGTACGATCACGGCGTTCTTGTTTACCGCGGAGCCGGTGGCTGCGACCGCGGGCGATTTGATCCGCATCGATTTCCAAGAGGAAGCTTGTGTGAGCCAACCCGGTGCCGCACCGATCACCGTCAGCCATGTGCATTTCGATGAACGTGCCGCCGCGTTGTCGGTCACCGCACCGATGGATCGGCAGCCGGTCCTGCAACCGTTCTCGCAGCTCGCCGATTCGTCCTCGCGTCGGATCGATCACTCTGGCGATCTACCGATGGGGCCGTTGCGCCCCGATCGTGTCGACGCGTTGATGGCCAGTTGGTTGCCGAGCGAACGTGACCCGGATGAAACGGTTAGGAACTTCGGAACAATAAGTGACGGGAATTGA
- a CDS encoding cohesin domain-containing protein, with amino-acid sequence MKLIPRNRRRRPTIESLSARRLLAAVDIADDLTAAPASVVSVPVNIDDADGVRGAEIRLRYDSDLLDLEQADVTAGSVWDSGNDTQVTVNVDDATGTIVIFISSSSEQAATAGSLVELQFTVGGDATVGTATTIDLTSVVLNEGQLSVTPSPIAGDDETDGTLTIVASGSDTISGFVFADANANGSLDTGEAIPGVTIRLIHTTTGAEQQTVTAADGSYQFTELAAGTYTITQQQPVAYLDGGNNELTATLTAGEALQDQNFTELGLLPGYLYNRLLTTLVMPVGSDAWSNEIGRINDDAESGSVATAPTTTFAADAATSLSSLAASNESATAAAATSESLLSVSGGEGEAIPAAADESFGTSDVTAAMSAVVPPSDDQDEDETLEEVYAMTQLW; translated from the coding sequence ATGAAATTGATTCCCAGAAACAGACGACGACGCCCGACGATCGAGAGTCTTTCGGCCCGTCGGTTACTGGCCGCGGTCGACATCGCCGATGATTTGACGGCAGCGCCGGCGTCGGTGGTTTCCGTTCCCGTCAACATCGATGACGCCGATGGAGTCCGTGGTGCCGAGATCCGGCTCCGCTATGACAGCGACCTGTTGGATCTGGAACAAGCCGATGTCACCGCCGGCTCGGTCTGGGACAGTGGCAATGACACCCAGGTGACCGTGAATGTCGACGATGCAACCGGCACGATCGTCATTTTCATCTCGTCGTCATCCGAACAAGCCGCGACCGCGGGAAGCCTGGTCGAGTTGCAGTTCACCGTCGGCGGGGATGCAACGGTCGGGACGGCGACCACGATCGATCTGACCTCGGTCGTGTTGAACGAAGGCCAACTCAGTGTCACGCCGTCACCCATCGCGGGGGACGATGAAACCGACGGAACCCTGACGATCGTCGCAAGCGGTTCGGACACGATCTCCGGATTCGTGTTTGCAGACGCCAATGCCAACGGCAGCTTGGATACCGGAGAGGCAATTCCGGGTGTCACGATCAGGTTGATCCACACGACCACCGGCGCGGAGCAGCAAACGGTGACGGCGGCCGATGGCAGTTACCAGTTCACCGAGTTGGCGGCGGGGACGTACACCATCACCCAACAACAACCTGTCGCCTACTTGGATGGCGGGAACAATGAATTGACGGCGACGCTGACGGCCGGCGAAGCGTTGCAGGACCAGAATTTCACCGAACTCGGCCTGCTTCCGGGATATTTGTACAACCGGCTGCTGACAACGCTTGTCATGCCCGTCGGCTCCGATGCATGGTCCAACGAAATCGGTCGAATCAATGACGACGCGGAATCGGGGAGTGTCGCGACGGCACCCACGACAACTTTCGCCGCTGATGCCGCGACGTCTCTTTCTTCGCTTGCCGCGTCGAATGAATCCGCGACCGCCGCTGCAGCGACCTCCGAGTCGTTGCTGTCAGTTTCCGGCGGCGAGGGGGAAGCGATTCCGGCAGCGGCCGACGAGAGCTTCGGGACGTCCGACGTCACGGCTGCGATGAGCGCCGTGGTGCCCCCATCCGACGACCAGGATGAAGACGAGACCCTCGAAGAGGTCTACGCCATGACGCAGCTTTGGTAA
- a CDS encoding ANTAR domain-containing response regulator, whose product MATPLPPPTLKLMLVDQSSQRRAILEKILRDNGYTNVFSTSGLDDLFALVATVKPDVVLIELDSPKRDTLEQLREIRQRQPTPVVMFAQDQDAQTVHAAVDSGVCAYMVDSVDRVKVKPAIDLAMATFAAYRRLRNEADKYRTQLDSRKEIDLAKSLLMRHERLGEAEAHRMLRKMAMDSNRKLHRVALDVISSFKNKH is encoded by the coding sequence ATGGCGACACCGCTTCCGCCACCGACGCTCAAGCTGATGCTGGTCGACCAGTCGAGCCAGCGTCGCGCGATTCTGGAAAAGATCCTTCGGGACAACGGTTACACCAACGTCTTTTCGACGTCGGGGCTGGACGATCTGTTCGCGCTGGTGGCGACCGTCAAACCCGACGTTGTCCTGATCGAACTGGATAGTCCGAAACGCGACACGCTGGAACAACTGCGCGAGATCCGGCAACGTCAACCCACGCCCGTGGTCATGTTCGCTCAAGATCAAGACGCTCAAACCGTCCACGCGGCGGTCGACTCGGGCGTCTGTGCCTACATGGTGGACAGCGTCGATCGTGTCAAAGTCAAGCCGGCAATCGACTTGGCGATGGCGACCTTTGCGGCCTATCGTCGCTTGCGAAATGAAGCCGACAAATATCGGACACAGCTCGATTCACGAAAGGAGATCGATCTGGCCAAGTCGCTGTTGATGCGGCACGAGCGCCTGGGCGAAGCCGAAGCGCACCGGATGCTGCGAAAGATGGCGATGGACAGCAATCGCAAACTGCACCGCGTCGCCCTGGACGTGATTTCGTCGTTCAAGAACAAACACTGA
- the cynS gene encoding cyanase, whose protein sequence is MTEPMPSLEQVVTKIESVKVAKSLTWAELAEKIGQSPVWVAAALTGQCSMSDDDCAAVKEVLELTDADCKVLQGYPYRGSLTQTIPSDPFVYRFYEIMQVYGMAMKEVAQEEFGDGIMSAIDFSIDVDREPDPKGDRVKITFSGKFLPYKKF, encoded by the coding sequence ATGACAGAACCCATGCCCAGCCTCGAGCAAGTCGTCACCAAGATCGAATCGGTCAAGGTCGCCAAAAGTCTGACCTGGGCCGAACTGGCCGAAAAGATCGGCCAGAGTCCCGTCTGGGTCGCGGCGGCACTGACCGGTCAATGCTCCATGAGCGACGACGACTGCGCCGCGGTCAAGGAGGTGTTGGAGTTGACCGACGCCGACTGCAAGGTCTTGCAAGGCTATCCCTATCGGGGTTCGCTGACGCAAACGATTCCCAGCGACCCTTTTGTCTATCGCTTCTATGAAATCATGCAGGTCTACGGCATGGCGATGAAAGAAGTGGCACAAGAGGAATTCGGAGACGGAATCATGAGCGCAATCGATTTTTCGATTGACGTGGATCGTGAACCCGATCCGAAGGGAGACCGAGTGAAAATCACCTTCAGCGGCAAATTTCTTCCCTACAAAAAGTTCTAA